In a single window of the Novosphingobium sp. IK01 genome:
- a CDS encoding SapC family protein, whose translation MASAPQANLPLFYKDLMPLNTRDHATWRVRGAQTAPWLIGQHAIPLTVEEFPQAARHFPIIFASGDNPVPLALMGLNEGVNVFVNEEGRIDQPIYLPAYARRYPFMLAKLTPQSDDLSLCFDPASGLVGEFEEGEALFTDGEPSEATKQALQFCEQFEQAGQRTQAFVDELKKHNLLMEGEVAIQQPGVEQPFVYRGFQMVNQEKLREIRGDVLRGWAQSGLLPLVYAHIFSLDLMSAIFGMQAQQGKAPAAVPAVPAL comes from the coding sequence ATGGCCAGCGCGCCGCAAGCCAACCTGCCCCTGTTCTACAAGGATCTCATGCCGCTCAACACCCGCGACCACGCCACGTGGCGCGTGCGCGGGGCCCAGACGGCGCCCTGGCTGATCGGCCAGCATGCGATTCCCCTCACGGTCGAAGAATTTCCGCAGGCCGCCCGCCATTTCCCGATCATCTTCGCCTCGGGCGACAACCCCGTTCCGCTCGCGCTGATGGGCCTCAACGAAGGCGTGAACGTCTTCGTGAACGAGGAAGGCCGGATCGACCAGCCGATCTACCTGCCCGCCTATGCGCGCCGCTATCCGTTCATGCTCGCCAAGCTCACCCCGCAGAGCGATGACCTGTCGCTGTGCTTCGATCCCGCCAGCGGCCTGGTCGGCGAATTCGAGGAAGGCGAAGCCCTGTTCACCGATGGCGAGCCCAGCGAAGCCACCAAGCAGGCGCTCCAGTTCTGCGAACAGTTCGAGCAGGCCGGCCAGCGCACGCAGGCTTTCGTCGACGAACTCAAGAAGCACAACCTGCTCATGGAAGGCGAAGTCGCCATCCAGCAGCCGGGCGTCGAACAGCCGTTCGTCTATCGCGGCTTCCAGATGGTCAATCAGGAAAAGCTGCGCGAAATCCGCGGCGACGTGCTGCGCGGCTGGGCCCAGAGCGGCCTTCTCCCGCTGGTCTATGCCCACATCTTCTCGCTCGACCTGATGAGCGCGATTTTCGGCATGCAGGCCCAGCAGGGCAAGGCGCCGGCTGCCGTCCCGGCGGTGCCCGCGCTCTGA
- a CDS encoding FAD-binding oxidoreductase produces MVETLAQGADGAAFLEAAAALLGPKGFITDPETVAPWLTDWRGRFTGRALALAAPANTGEVAALVRLCAAHHIPIVPQGGNSGMSGGATPDESGHAIILSLRRMNAIRAVDTATRSATCEAGVILQVLHEAAAARGLRFPLSLGGKGSATVGGLISTNAGGTQVLRHGSMRALVLGLEAVLPDGQVFDQLVPLKKDNRGFDLKQVLIGSEGTMGIVTAATLKLEPAIAAREVLWAGTEDLFKARELLLLAQRLTGPALEGFEVMPQHSLDAVRAYLPGARAPLEQDHAWHVLIELVADADGAERLPDLAQRLLEEAFETGLIADATMAPNETQAEAFWTLRETISPAERAIGPAMQHDISVPVEKMPAFVEEAVPLFETQWPGTQAICFGHLGDGNIHFHVIAPPGADRASWEAGDGKAISRQVHDMVTAWGGSISAEHGIGQLKRDELDRLGDPAALAILRAVKHALDPLGLMNPGKLV; encoded by the coding sequence ATGGTCGAAACGCTTGCACAGGGCGCCGATGGCGCCGCCTTTCTCGAAGCCGCCGCCGCCCTGCTGGGCCCCAAGGGCTTCATCACCGATCCCGAAACGGTCGCCCCCTGGCTGACCGACTGGCGCGGCCGGTTCACGGGCCGGGCCCTTGCCCTGGCCGCGCCGGCCAATACCGGGGAAGTTGCCGCCCTCGTGCGCCTGTGCGCGGCCCACCACATTCCCATCGTGCCCCAGGGCGGCAACAGCGGCATGTCGGGCGGGGCCACGCCCGACGAGAGCGGCCACGCGATCATCCTGTCGCTGCGCCGGATGAACGCCATCCGCGCGGTCGACACCGCCACCCGCAGCGCGACCTGCGAAGCCGGGGTGATCCTCCAGGTCCTGCACGAAGCCGCCGCCGCCAGGGGCCTGCGCTTTCCGCTCTCGCTGGGCGGCAAGGGTTCGGCCACGGTGGGCGGGCTGATCTCCACCAATGCCGGGGGCACGCAAGTCCTGCGCCATGGCTCGATGCGCGCGCTCGTGCTCGGTCTTGAGGCGGTCCTGCCCGACGGGCAGGTGTTCGACCAGCTCGTCCCCCTCAAGAAGGACAATCGCGGCTTCGACCTCAAGCAGGTGCTGATCGGCTCGGAAGGCACGATGGGGATCGTGACAGCCGCCACGCTCAAGCTCGAACCGGCCATCGCCGCGCGCGAAGTGCTCTGGGCGGGCACCGAAGACCTGTTCAAGGCCCGCGAACTGCTTTTGCTGGCGCAGCGCCTGACCGGCCCTGCCCTCGAAGGCTTCGAGGTCATGCCCCAGCACAGCCTCGATGCCGTGCGCGCCTATCTGCCCGGCGCCCGCGCACCGCTCGAACAGGATCATGCCTGGCATGTGCTGATCGAGCTGGTCGCCGATGCCGACGGCGCCGAGCGCCTGCCCGACCTCGCCCAGCGCCTGCTCGAAGAGGCCTTCGAGACCGGGCTGATCGCCGATGCGACGATGGCCCCCAACGAAACCCAGGCCGAAGCCTTCTGGACCCTGCGCGAAACCATCTCGCCCGCCGAACGCGCGATCGGCCCGGCCATGCAGCACGACATCAGCGTGCCGGTGGAAAAGATGCCCGCCTTCGTCGAGGAGGCCGTGCCCCTGTTCGAGACGCAATGGCCCGGCACGCAGGCGATCTGCTTTGGCCATCTGGGCGATGGCAACATCCATTTCCACGTCATCGCCCCGCCCGGCGCCGACCGCGCGAGCTGGGAAGCGGGCGACGGCAAGGCGATCAGCCGTCAGGTCCACGACATGGTAACAGCCTGGGGCGGCTCGATTTCCGCCGAGCACGGGATCGGCCAGCTCAAGCGCGACGAACTCGACCGATTGGGCGATCCGGCCGCCCTCGCGATCCTGCGCGCGGTCAAGCATGCGCTCGATCCGCTTGGCCTGATGAATCCGGGCAAGCTGGTCTGA
- a CDS encoding DEAD/DEAH box helicase, producing MKFADLGLSDELLKSVTDAGYDEPTPIQAQAIPSVLMMRDIIGIAQTGTGKTASFVLPMIDILAHGRRRALMPRSLILEPTRELAAQVAENFEKYGKNHDLKMALLIGGVQMGDQVKALSEGVDVLIATPGRLMDLFERGKILLTGCELLVIDEADRMLDMGFIPDIESICAKLPAQRQTLLFSATMPPPIKKLSDRFLSNPKSIEVARPASTNINIAQYKVKVSSRAKREALRHLLRTDNVSTAIVFCNRKTTVRDLAKSLKRHGFAAGEIHGDMDQPARLAELQKFKDGVINILVASDVAARGLDVKGVSHVFNFDTPWHPDDYVHRIGRTGRGGATGRAFTLISPEDAEAIENVEKLTGSPIPVMTLDMGEGEDKSAPEKAGSDKTGRRGREEGRKEESRREDGRRSRGGKSDGSRSDRADRSDARRQEAPQDQDARAERAPARREESRREEARREEPRREEQRRDDYRRDDQRRDMTRREEPRRRDYRAEPPSAPGEWNGPIPGFLHVSAL from the coding sequence ATGAAGTTTGCCGATCTCGGCCTCTCTGATGAATTGCTAAAGTCGGTCACGGATGCCGGCTATGACGAGCCGACTCCGATCCAGGCACAAGCAATTCCCTCTGTCCTGATGATGCGCGACATCATCGGCATCGCCCAGACCGGTACCGGCAAGACCGCCAGTTTCGTTTTGCCGATGATCGACATTCTCGCCCATGGCCGCCGTCGCGCGCTCATGCCGCGTTCGCTGATCCTCGAACCGACCCGCGAACTGGCCGCCCAGGTGGCCGAAAACTTCGAGAAGTACGGCAAGAATCACGACCTCAAGATGGCCCTGCTGATCGGCGGGGTGCAGATGGGTGATCAGGTCAAGGCGCTGTCCGAAGGGGTCGACGTGCTGATCGCGACGCCGGGCCGCCTGATGGACCTGTTCGAACGTGGCAAGATCCTGCTCACGGGCTGCGAACTGCTGGTCATCGACGAAGCGGACCGCATGCTCGACATGGGGTTCATCCCCGACATCGAATCGATTTGCGCCAAGCTGCCCGCCCAGCGCCAGACGCTGCTGTTCTCGGCCACGATGCCGCCGCCGATCAAGAAGCTGTCCGACCGGTTCCTGTCGAACCCCAAGTCGATCGAGGTGGCGCGACCTGCCAGCACCAACATCAACATCGCCCAGTACAAGGTCAAAGTGTCGAGCCGCGCCAAGCGCGAGGCGCTGCGCCACCTGCTGCGCACCGACAACGTGTCGACCGCGATCGTCTTCTGCAATCGCAAGACGACCGTGCGCGATCTGGCCAAGAGCCTCAAGCGCCACGGTTTTGCCGCTGGCGAGATCCATGGCGACATGGACCAGCCCGCGCGCCTTGCCGAACTCCAGAAGTTCAAGGACGGCGTGATCAACATTCTCGTCGCCTCCGACGTGGCCGCACGCGGCCTCGACGTGAAGGGGGTGAGCCATGTGTTCAACTTCGACACGCCCTGGCACCCTGACGACTATGTCCACCGGATCGGCCGTACCGGTCGTGGCGGCGCAACGGGCCGTGCGTTCACGCTCATCAGCCCCGAAGATGCCGAAGCGATCGAGAACGTCGAGAAGCTCACCGGCAGCCCTATCCCCGTGATGACGCTCGACATGGGCGAAGGCGAGGACAAGTCTGCTCCCGAGAAGGCCGGATCGGACAAGACCGGTCGCCGTGGCCGCGAAGAGGGCCGGAAGGAAGAAAGCCGGCGCGAGGACGGACGGCGGAGCCGTGGCGGCAAGTCGGACGGGAGCAGGTCGGATAGGGCCGACCGCAGCGACGCGCGCCGTCAGGAGGCCCCGCAGGATCAGGACGCCCGCGCCGAACGTGCGCCTGCCCGTCGTGAGGAATCCCGCCGTGAGGAGGCCCGTCGTGAGGAACCTCGCCGCGAAGAACAGCGTCGCGATGATTATCGCCGCGATGACCAGCGCCGCGATATGACGCGTCGCGAGGAACCGCGCCGCCGCGACTATCGGGCCGAGCCGCCCAGCGCGCCGGGCGAATGGAACGGGCCGATCCCCGGCTTCCTCCACGTTTCCGCACTCTGA
- a CDS encoding ABC-F family ATP-binding cassette domain-containing protein: MAAPILSWEGLGLHQGTGWLFQDLDIQIAPRDRLALIGRNGAGKSTLLKLIAGTIDADKGKRSVQPGTRVITLEQDPFFKGFATLRDFALHGPDAPEAHEVEAIADQLGIDLSRQAESASGGERRRAALARALAQEPDVLLLDEPTNHLDLAAIDWLEEWLQRYTGAFVVISHDRTFLTRLTRATLWLDRGSLRRREIGFGGYEAWMEQVHAEEARAADKLDAKLKIEEHWLHRGVTARRKRNMGRLEKLHEMRAERAAMSGPQGAAKLALASDDTKTKSVIVAEHVTKRFGDRTIIKDFSLRISRRDRIGLVGANGAGKTTLLKILTGELKPDEGTVTLAQTLNGVTIDQQRSLMAPDKRVRDVLAEGGDWIDVRGVRKHIHGYLKDFLFDPGLVEARVGTLSGGERSRLLLAREFARPSNLLVLDEPTNDLDLETLDLLQEVIADYDGTVLIVSHDRDFLDRTVNLTLGMDGSGKVDIVVGGYADWEKQRKARLAGVPKAGAPKATAPVAAPPPPPRKAKLSYKDQRDYELLPKKIEDLDAAIARDEAALADPALYTRDPKKFAALSEAVAKARADKESAEERWLELAEQVEGA, encoded by the coding sequence ATGGCAGCACCAATCCTGAGCTGGGAAGGGCTGGGCCTGCATCAGGGCACCGGCTGGCTTTTCCAGGACCTCGACATTCAAATCGCCCCGCGTGACCGTCTGGCCCTGATCGGGCGCAACGGCGCGGGCAAGAGCACCCTGCTCAAGCTCATCGCGGGCACGATCGACGCCGACAAGGGCAAGCGTTCGGTCCAGCCGGGCACGCGCGTGATCACCCTCGAACAGGACCCGTTCTTCAAGGGCTTTGCCACCTTGCGCGATTTCGCGCTGCATGGCCCCGATGCGCCCGAGGCCCACGAAGTGGAAGCCATCGCCGACCAGTTGGGCATCGACCTCTCGCGTCAGGCCGAGAGCGCCTCGGGCGGCGAACGCCGCCGCGCAGCACTGGCCCGCGCCCTCGCGCAAGAACCCGACGTGCTGCTGCTCGACGAACCGACCAACCACCTCGACCTTGCCGCGATCGACTGGCTCGAAGAGTGGCTGCAACGCTATACCGGGGCCTTCGTGGTGATCAGCCACGACCGTACCTTCCTCACCCGCCTCACCCGCGCGACGCTCTGGCTCGACCGTGGCAGCCTGCGCCGCCGCGAAATCGGCTTTGGCGGCTATGAAGCGTGGATGGAACAGGTCCACGCCGAGGAAGCGCGCGCCGCCGACAAGCTCGACGCCAAGCTCAAGATCGAGGAACACTGGCTCCACCGCGGGGTGACCGCGCGGCGCAAGCGCAACATGGGGCGCCTCGAAAAGCTGCACGAAATGCGCGCCGAACGCGCCGCGATGTCGGGCCCGCAAGGCGCAGCCAAGCTGGCGCTGGCGAGCGACGACACCAAGACCAAGTCGGTGATCGTGGCCGAACACGTCACCAAGCGGTTCGGGGATCGCACGATCATCAAGGACTTCTCGCTGCGCATCTCGCGCCGCGACCGCATCGGTCTGGTCGGCGCCAATGGCGCGGGCAAGACCACGCTGCTGAAAATCCTGACCGGTGAACTCAAGCCCGACGAAGGCACCGTCACCCTCGCCCAGACGCTCAACGGCGTCACCATCGACCAGCAGCGCAGCCTGATGGCCCCCGACAAGCGCGTGCGCGATGTTCTGGCCGAAGGCGGCGACTGGATCGACGTGCGCGGCGTGCGCAAGCACATCCACGGCTATCTCAAGGACTTCCTGTTCGATCCCGGCCTCGTGGAAGCGCGCGTGGGCACGCTTTCGGGCGGCGAGCGCTCGCGCCTGCTGCTCGCGCGCGAATTTGCCCGCCCCTCGAACCTGCTGGTCCTCGACGAACCGACCAACGACCTCGACCTCGAAACGCTCGACCTGTTGCAGGAAGTGATCGCCGACTACGATGGCACCGTGCTGATCGTCAGCCACGACCGCGACTTCCTCGACCGCACGGTCAACCTGACGCTGGGCATGGACGGCTCGGGCAAGGTCGACATCGTGGTGGGCGGCTATGCCGACTGGGAAAAGCAGCGCAAGGCGCGGCTGGCCGGTGTTCCCAAGGCAGGCGCGCCCAAGGCCACCGCCCCGGTGGCAGCCCCCCCGCCCCCGCCGCGCAAGGCCAAGCTCTCCTACAAGGACCAGCGCGACTACGAGCTTCTGCCCAAGAAGATCGAGGACCTCGACGCGGCCATCGCCCGCGACGAGGCGGCGCTGGCCGATCCCGCGCTCTACACCCGCGACCCGAAAAAGTTCGCCGCGCTCAGCGAAGCCGTGGCCAAGGCCCGCGCCGACAAGGAAAGCGCCGAGGAGCGCTGGCTCGAACTGGCCGAGCAGGTCGAAGGCGCCTGA
- a CDS encoding PepSY domain-containing protein, with protein MMFRRSLLTATGATALACLAGTFLAGTFLAGTAQAQVRNEQDRVREDLAAGHVRSLREIEARVLPSMRGMQYLGPEYDAQARAYRLKFIREGRVVFVDVDARTGQILSDSR; from the coding sequence ATGATGTTTCGACGCTCTCTTCTGACCGCCACGGGTGCGACGGCGCTGGCCTGCCTTGCCGGAACCTTTCTGGCCGGAACCTTTCTTGCGGGAACCGCGCAGGCACAGGTCCGCAACGAGCAGGACCGCGTGCGCGAGGATCTGGCCGCCGGGCATGTCCGCTCGCTGCGCGAGATCGAGGCGCGCGTCCTGCCCTCGATGCGGGGGATGCAGTATCTGGGGCCGGAATACGATGCCCAGGCGCGGGCCTATCGTCTCAAGTTCATTCGCGAAGGGCGCGTGGTCTTTGTCGATGTGGATGCCCGCACCGGGCAGATCCTGAGCGACTCCCGTTAA
- a CDS encoding response regulator transcription factor: MRILIVEDEPTLGRQLKSTLEQNGYAVDLSTDGEDGHFLGSTEDYDAVILDLGLPEIDGLTVLGMWRKEGRTFPVLVLTARDSWSDKVAGLDAGADDYLAKPFQTEELIARLRALIRRASGNSSSELIAGDVRLDTRSGRVTLNGEPVKLTAQEYKLLSYLLHHKGKVVSRTELIEHIYDQDFDRDSNTIEVFVTRIRKKLGADVITTIRGLGYSLDDPAATRG, translated from the coding sequence ATGCGTATCCTGATCGTCGAGGACGAACCGACCCTCGGGCGTCAGCTCAAGTCCACGCTCGAACAGAACGGCTATGCGGTCGATCTTTCGACCGATGGCGAGGACGGCCATTTCCTAGGCTCGACCGAGGACTATGACGCCGTGATCCTCGACCTCGGCCTGCCCGAGATCGACGGGCTGACCGTGCTGGGCATGTGGCGCAAGGAAGGCCGCACGTTCCCGGTCCTCGTGCTGACCGCGCGCGACAGCTGGTCGGACAAGGTCGCCGGGCTCGACGCCGGCGCCGACGACTATCTGGCCAAGCCGTTCCAGACCGAGGAACTGATCGCCCGCCTGCGCGCGCTGATCCGCCGTGCTTCGGGCAATTCCTCGTCGGAACTGATCGCGGGCGACGTGCGCCTCGATACCCGCTCGGGCCGGGTCACGCTCAATGGCGAGCCGGTCAAGCTGACCGCGCAGGAATACAAGCTCCTGTCCTACCTGCTCCACCACAAGGGCAAGGTGGTGAGCCGCACCGAACTGATCGAACATATCTACGATCAGGATTTCGACCGCGATTCCAACACTATCGAAGTCTTCGTCACGCGTATCCGCAAGAAGCTGGGGGCCGATGTGATCACCACCATCCGCGGGCTTGGCTACAGCCTCGACGACCCGGCGGCGACCCGCGGCTGA